Within Crassostrea angulata isolate pt1a10 chromosome 2, ASM2561291v2, whole genome shotgun sequence, the genomic segment aacaTTTACCAACAATTTTGTTTGGGATGTGTTTCAAATGAATGAACAAGGTTTAATATATTTAGTAAATAGCCAGttgtttttaatgtattaaCACTACCTGTTTCTTATGTGGACATTTTATTGTGAAGTAGTGTAATTGATAAGGATAAACCTGTAGGTACATAATTgatgtgaaaaataaaatatgagaaAAGTGATATTTGTCATTGTTTTTGTCTTTctgtaactttaaaaaattgaccaaaaacaTGTATGTCTTCATATATACCTAAAAATAATTCAGCCTTATTTCAGTAATCGATGTGTTTTACTGCCACATTACCAAACGTTTTTCAAGTATTGGAATATTTTTTCTCCATAATTACAAATTACAGGAGCAATTTGTATCAGAAGAACATTTCAGGGACTTGCATTCTACCAGAGGCCGTGAACGCTGCAAATCTCTATACACAGGAAGCAAAGgaatacacaggaaataaataaatagtcaAATTTGATCTTTGTTGGAATATCTTATTGTTCTAAATGTCTATATGCAGCGATTTTGTACGAAAATTAATCCAAGctatcaaaaactattcaacatCGAAGTCTGTGTCAtccgaattttctctaaacACACGTGTGTAAACCACACATGATTAAATGCAGtattgtaattgttttaaaaataaagccagtacatcaattttgtttaatgtgTAACGAATACTTGTATAAAGAACCATGCACAGTAAGAATGTGGAATGTTATTGCAGCGGTGATACGAAACAAACTCACTCTGGATCCAGCAAGTGCGTGTAAAACAATAGCACCCACTTAGAATGACGTGAACGTCCAAGCTTGTTCTGGTCAAATAATTGTGTTTACTATTAATTAACTGCAGTAGCTTTTATATATCCCGCAATGCCGTAAATATGGAAAATCAAAATTAGTCATTAGGGAGTTGTAagacattttaacatttatgaactatttttattttgacattttataaaaaaaacaaaaacagtgagacattttttctttggttCTTTCCCAAACCGATCTGAATCTGCATGTGTTCTTGTACCATAAAATTCAGAAAATGGATATACACGTAAATAACATTTTCCATGTTCATATTTTACGTATATTGGATATTTTATAGCATGCGTGAATGTAGAAAATTTTCCAAAAGAAGGGATGTCCAAGGCGGAAATTTTGAATTGTCGGAAACGATACTCAATATTTATGTGCTGACCCAACtctgaatttttcttttctcttttaaatttgttttacttttgaacaccataatttttcaaaagttcattaTTTCATATGATAAACGGTTATTCTACATTATAAACCTTCTAAAATTTACATGAcatgtttgaatttaaaaacagCACTCTGCACATGTGTTCTATTGTAACACTCATTCGACGACCGTTTCACGTAGGTGATCGTTCTAGAAAAGGCGTCCCTGAAGATCATTTACAACACGCTAAAGGTTTTTTTCAGGATCGAGGAAGGTTTAAAATaggtttgaaatatttaaatttgtttgttcaggttaaaaaaatgatatcttttgttttatttcaacaccCTGGACTCTTCAATCACCAACGACAAACGTTATGGTAATGTCATCCGAGAAATTTGAAGccgtacatgtacaatataatctAAAAATATCGACTGTAttgaacattcaataaaaacactTACAACTTTTTTACTATACCTCGTACATGTAGCGACATATATTCACTTGgaattgaagcgtctaccttggccactCAAATCGACATAAAGGTGAAGGTCAAGGTTAAGAGGATATGAAGGAACTCTTtaatggatgtagtaggactttttaagaaatttcaaaatatttatgacCATTGAGCTACAGCATTTAAATAATAGAAGACTTACTGCCTCTAAtatacaaaatgcttgttatcacTTATCACTAATTCTTAAAAAAGTTAGAGATAGAGATTTGAAACTTTAACCAATGTCTTCAGTTCACTTACAGActctttcaatctattcataccgagaGGGTCCAAGACTCCCGGCTACCTTccatcagttattgcccctgaaagtttcaaacATTTAATATGAACACCAAgaacttttgaaacaaaatcatAGAAACACTGAACATTGGATCATATGTGATGGAAGCGACTCCCTTAGCCGATTGAAAGGACATATGGTtcaaaagtcaaggtcatttgacagcctttgttttaatgaatttaatatcTCTTATGTTtaaggtggtatatataaaattttacctgactataattgaaatttataaGACAGTTTTAAATGTTGCTATTTAGCCCCCACCTTAATAAAGTTTAGGGGTTTTTTGCCCCTTTTGTGCAAAATGATTGTTATCGCTACTGCTCTAAAACCGTAAGAGATAGTgacttattgatttttttttctcggttttattaaaacaaaaggaTTTTAAACATATAAAGTATGAGATGGAAAGACCTTTAATTGTTAGAGAACAATTAATATATCCACtagttagttttgtttttggtGGGCTTTTTTttcggtggggggggggggggcggaggGGTGGTCACATGGGAAACCAATTGACGTTGGTCCCGCCTTGTCCGGTAGTGTTTTAACACTAGGCTATGATATTCACTTCACCGCCAAAGCCCGTAGGCCTCTTGCTTATTGCTGATATCGGTAAAATGAGTAAAGGTTTTAAATGAAGACAATTGTTCAGAAAAACACTAAGGATTTACGGTATACGGAATACGAAATGACCAAACTACTAAGCAAACTTTTGAAACAAACTTTGCAGTATTTAATTCAattatcgttaaaaaaaaagttaaaattataaGTTGAAATTATCATTCATTAGTTTTATTGATATGTTTAAACAAATGCTAAGTTGAGAAAAGGTTTCATTCTCATTATAAATAggtataaaacacattttatgcTAAACGTTTGAGCGTTTGACAACTACGACGTCACACAAGATGGCACGCAGCTATCGCTTTCAAGAAATGCATAtcgtaaaatttaaaattaaattgctACATAGGTTTCAAATGCAATCATTTCAACATAACTTTAGATATAAATGGACCAAGAAATACTTCGAAAGTATGAAAAAAGCTCTTTAATAAAGTTTATTAGGAGCCATGTTTATTCTTTACATTAGATATTGTTCATATGATGAACCTATGCCCTTCGGTAAGTTGCATGACTGGGAAAGGCGATTGAATGCCAGAGCTATGTAACTTTTACCTGACAGAACGTCAGTATTTCACCTGTGGTTTTGTAATAAAGAATTCTGACACTGAAagtcaatttaattttaaaatgatattttaattcatataagtGATTTGTCAGAAATTAATAATGAGGAAAGATCGTGTGGCAACATCTGGAACAACATAAGGTACAGCTTTGAAATTTCCAACATATAGTTAGTGAATAATTTATGAAAGTGAAATCTTGTAGATTAATGAACAATAACGACTAGATATGATATTATGATGACAGTTGGTGCATAGATATGACCAATCgaacacatacatgtagtttatcttcgacaaaaaatgcaattatatatttttgcaatgCCCTAAAGACTGTgtgtacatatatgtttatgCTGAGtatacaatgaataattaaaagcaTAGTGCACCGTTTTTCAACCACATTATACAGAAGCctacaaaatgataaaaataattacacTGTAATGAAGTtaaatttacttattttttagTTATGCATTTCTTTTTGTTAATAGTTTTAGTTTTGTACTTAGTTGTATTCCATActagtattttaattttgagaagTGTTGTGtgagtgtattttttttttatttttcttatgatatttcattttatttatccttttttgaataaatgaatcaatttgaaattcgttttcatgtttttattctTCCTAATACATCCACAAAATGCATTACATCCACAAAAGTCATTACACACATGCAATGGGAATCGTTTCTGGACAAAGCAAAACATATTGTGCAATTATGAGTCATTATTCGCAACTGATCATGACCTTCACATTAATTAACGTACTTCAAAACGTACTTCAAAACTGCAGTATTGCtctttgttttatatgttcatacatTAAGTGACATTCAGTCATAATTGCGCAAAATGTTTAACTTTGTCCAGACACAAGTTCCCATTACATGTGTATAACTGTTCTTCTTGTTTGCACACTTTTTGCGTGTTTATTCTTAATTTAAGTATGGTTAATGTTTGATACTTGATTGTTAATTTTTATCGATATCTTATCAAATAACAAAGGAAAgaacataaattaattttaatgaaattttgtcgTTTTGAGATAGTAGACATTAattaaggggcatggtcacgatttttgtcaaattgtatttttctgtttacattatttacaatgctttagacattcatttcaatttgagagtcagtcgtagagttataagcaagatacatgaCTCACAGTTCTTTGTAATGAAAACAAGGCTcatgtcctgtttttgtttatatatatacgtTCAATTTACcagttaaaaatctttttcaagctgatttgtctaccttcttattaattttaagcataaataaacagttgtGAACTTTAACACATTTAGTTCAGGCATAAAACTGAAACCTCTACTTctacattcaaaatgaaaacaaaagatttgctAACATTGCAAAGAACATTAAACTCTGTATATTGCTTATAGCTtgacgaatgacactcaaattttagttgcctattaaaaatgctttactgaagcattttgaatataaaatcgaaaaaaataattctaaccAAAATTGTGGTTATGCCCCTTTAAGGACTCGATGTATAATCAGAATGCAAAAGGAAAATCCATAGATGACAAtgaaaaaacacacttataTAATATTCTATAGAACTTTgcatgaaattttcaaaaaactaGGTTAAAGATATAATTATTGTATTTATGGACATTTACtattacttttgaaatttaaaaagtgtCGCTCAAAACTATAATTGAAATTTCCTTCATATTGTAATAAAGTAAATCTTCGAAGaataaaatttctctaaaaaaaacatgaaaactaTATTTCCTTGCAACtagtaaaattatatttgttattatattatatttcttcAATGGAAAGCAGAATCAGACAGAAATAGCCTGAATTTCGTTTTGTTTCGAAACATGGCTAATTTTGATATCAGACTAATTTCATAATACTGCAAAGATAttgaatgttatgtcaatattcattcattttaaagataCTACATTTTTGTAAGTTTACATGTATCTAGTACGAATCATTCTCATGATATAAACTTAATACAGCAacaatctaaataaaataaacccCATGATAACAAAATCCTGATATAGCACCTCGCAGAAAAAAtccagacatacatgtattttgcactTTACCTTAACAAGTTTAACAAGTTTTAAGTCTGTTTTACACTAACTAGAACACAGCTCCTTACTTCCAAATAGTATGTATCGGAAGACCGCTCCGATAGTATTATTAATATTCCGCACAgtttcaaagtttattttttgaagCTCTGGTATGTGTCCTGTTTTATAGATATGTAGCCCATAGCTATGCGACCATTTGTAGTTCTGGTTATACAAAACTAATCCATGTGGATAGAATGCACAATGGTGTTCGAACACATGAATGAGATCAGGAAACTTCTGGGCTAGTTTTTCGGCCATAAGTACAGAGTTGTCTCCCCATTTTGACGGATCATAGTTATTATAACTATCGATccatttttcaatgaataacGCACCCTTTTCTGCATATATCAGCGCACTTCCAATGGATCTATCGTGTGCTTTACCCATTGTGCAATTCGAGTTCCTCAATTCATCCCCTGGTCTCAAGAAATACTCATCAGTGTCCACGTAAATGCCTCCATACTCTGGAATAGTTATaataatttatctttaaaaaaataaagattatatAAGTTGGATATGATATTAGAAATAGTGCATAGCCTTCTTACGATGAATTATCTAGTAACACTAATTTAGTTGTAGTGTGTCTGAAAAAAAGCAATCtcattaaagatttttaaacaatatctgATGAGTATGGTCACTTGAAAAGAATGTTTAAACAAGCAATAAACATTTTCTACATTCTGCATTTTTAAGCTTCCTGACAGTTTTTCACTACATATTCAATACTATTATTTGGGGTGGGGGTATTTTATATAAACTATAGCGTATGCATACTAAACTGAAGTAGCATATGTATGtaggaaaatattaaaagtgTCGTTAACAGGCATTAAACATTAGCCTAGAGAATGTATAGCCGGGGCGCTAGTGACTACGTAAAGGCAACCAAACCGTTTTATATAGGGAAAACGTCACCTACAGttgatatcaaacaattaaaaactatttcaataGTTATGGAATCTTTTTTAtggtttaaattttgaagaaaaaaaatcattatatatcATGATAGGAATTGTTACCTTGAACTCATTaaaatggattttatatttCGTGTAATTAAGAAAGCGATACCAAAATGCAATAACATTCCATCTGCTAAACAACTCGTATTTCCTTCGAAAGGGCACTAAGTTGTCTTTCATTTCTAATATTTGTGGAAAGATTAATGACGTTTGCtaattttgtgtgtgtttttataagAACAGGCGGActatttcattatcaaaatcagtttataaaaTGAAAGAGCAAACGTCTGCATTTTGACAAGTATTTATGAGCTAGACAGTAAAAACCCATCAGTTAACAACAGGAAGCATAATAATAGCAATTGTGTTGTGCTTGTAAAGTCTTGGAAAGAATAGTGATGTTTGTCGATTATTTTTGTATGCtgaatattcaatatataatcaataaaatttaatagaCTGAAAGTACAAACACTTCCTCTTTTTTACAACGTTAAGGCagtaaaaaacattttcatatttcaCAGTTACTTATATTCATAAGTAAACAAAAGGCAACATAATAATCGTAATACTCTAGTGTTGAACATTTTTAGGTATAAACATGAACGACACAACACTTTTAACAAATAGCTATTGTGTAATTCTCTAACTTGCAATACCAGCTAGATATTCTATTCATTAAACAAGGTTCAAAGAGGAGTTAAAGAGATGATAAAATTATGATGAACTACAAGGGATTCTATTATCTCGGACCATTTTCTTAGACAGCTGTTTATTAATACTCAATGGGAGAGACAGAAATAgaatcaataaaaaagaaatttcctataaggttttattatactttcatgttaaatactgaaatctgattgttgtagacgcagttgataatccgttctataaCCCtaagcgttagcaacacacttggcaacgggtaacacaacgaattgttacatgcacgtgAATTAGTGCGTACAGTTCGCCGTGAAAttaacttcatttctatataaaagtagtgaaattttctctaaaatttaagacattcagtataataaaataaatagtgcctatttgggagggtaactgttgaaattgacacccctcgaaaagcATTATCAACCTatgcttcgcgtcggttgacaatggtttccttggggtgtcaatttcaacagttaccctcccaaacaggcactatttatataatatcaaataccttttaatattttaagtCGCGTGATGTCAGCTTTGTGTTGAACAAACTTGATCTTTTTTCCAGATATTAAGGTAGGAGGCGTCATTTGAACCAACACTATATTATGCACTATATGTCGAAGAAGATCCCACCACTTGCCCGAGGGTAGAAACTCGTAATATAGAAGTATTAAGCACGGCTTTTGGTATTTATGAACACTGTAGAAACTCACAAAATAGATAAAATCAAAAGCAATGTTTCCAAACCAGATATAATGAACAACATTAGGGACTCGTTTACCATCTTCACAAGAAGTTGAAATCACTTTTCCGAGACAAGCGTCTGGGAACTTGAAAATCTGAGCGCTTGAGTTTgaatctattttgatttttttcactgTCACTGCCTCATTTGAACAAGAAATGAATGTTTGAAATTGCTCATGATTCgtagaattaaaaatattttgatctaAAACACATGGAACCGTTTTGTTAAACAACCAATCTAATCCTCCAATTGGAATAACATCTGAAAATAtaagatagatatatatatatatacatatatatatatatatatatatatatatatatatatatatatatatatatatatatatatatatatatatatatatatatatatatatatatatatatatatatatatatatatatatatagaaaaaggtTAACACAATAAAAgataacacaataatccatttctctcaaatttaatccagagcgctttcgcctgatcggctcttcagtggatttcaaattgtaacagaaatgtatatatatattaactttaAATCATACGCGTTTATATTTAACACATTGATTTTCCGATTGTAATCATTCCCCCTTGGCAAACATGTTGATGAATGATTTGATACTTAAACTTGGTACACAAATGATTAAGATACTGCCCAATCAGTGGTTGGgatcaacattttgaaatgacATATTAGTACGTAAAAAAGCTAAACATGTTCCAATCTGGGTCATTATGAAGGCTCTCTTCAATTAAAAGTAAATGCATCTCGAATTTTTAGACGCCTTTTTATTAGGCAAtcctttttttaggggggggggacGTGATAGTAAACTGTTTAATAATTGTACTAAATTGATGGTATTTTATCAACGTGAAAACGAAAATTTAGATATTAGCAATTGACATGTCTTGgaacaaattatttatatagCATCCATACTAGTATGCATGTATTGTTATCCTACATTCTATAAAGTATGGACTATCTTTCAATATCCTATTGCCTTTCTTTAATCATACATTAGCTATAAAGAATAATGTAATAAGTGTCGTTTGGAAAATGATTGACCTACATATGttgtaaatgaagaaaatattagCCTTAGGTAGACTTTGAAAGATGAGTTCATTAAGAAAAGGTAATTTAATATCTGAACAAagaatttgtttataaatggaAGGCAGatcttttacttttttcttttgcaTCCCTGTAGGGAACGATGTTACATGCAAGATTTATCAATATCCATATATTAAAATGTCCATCAAAATATcgatattaaaattgaaaaaaatgatacttaCTAGCAAGCGGGTCGGTGTAATTATCGATTgatgaatttttattcattcttaAAAAGAGCAAAGCTGTTTCAATGTCACAGGACTCTTCCCTCAATGGTCCAGGGGGAGGGGTTGTCGTAAGGGCGGCcactactttcattttcagctCTGCTGtccgatttttattttttgtggccaattcatttttcatttcaaaacttATCCCAGGGAATTTATTCAAAGTTATTCTAAATAATGAGTCGTAATGTATAAGCTGAATATACTTGGTCGGGTTGAAATAAAATACCAAGGTGCAAGAGATAATTACAACGAACAGAAAAATTGCTCTCCaagatctgaaaaaaaatataaatgaaaatagaaattgactttaagaaaatatgcaatTACTAACTTACTATTCTATGATTAATAACAACACTGAAACATGGTTGATGAGCAAGTTATAAATATTCAAACAGTAAGTAGTATTGTAACAACGgcctttttcaaaataattatgtaacatGCCCAGTATCTTCAGTGTTCAATGtctttttttccaaaatgtGTCATTCAGCATTTTTATTGTCAACAATAAAATTGTTCATGTTGGACTGCCAGACTGGCGTCTGGCAGACCATTCACATCAAACTGTTAGAAATTGGAAGAAATGTAAAGCAAAATAATTATAAGAACATATATATAAGGATTTGATACTGGTTtaccattttatatatttctctTCAGTCAtgtgaaatatttatactcttcttttatcatttattaatgGAGATTAGATATATCAGATAGATTAGCAACATCATAGTAACGACTGTTTCTCTAAAATGTTGTCGCTTGCAAAAGTTTACCAGCAGTAACTACGTAATATCGGATGTCTCGCCCACGAGTGTCCAAGAAATTACAGAAGTTTCTAATGAAATAAACTGTGATAGATTCATTGGTCGATGCAATCTccttttttttgcattaatgaAAAAAGCCTGGTTTAAAACCTATTTTGTATATACTGGACACCAGTTTTTACAGCCAAAGGCAAAATGTcataaagttgtattttaaaataaaaaaaatagtgtaagtTCAAAATTTACGCCGTCTTTTAGAGAGATAATAACTtagatttaaatcatttctgCAATATCTTAAATTACCTTGAATATTTACAATTGTTTACTTGCAGTAATTTGAATTTATGTATAAAGCCTTCATTCAAGTTGTTTTCTGCCggctttttgttgttgttttttgtttttgttttggggtttttttttatcaaaaggtAAGTCCGTCTATTGTTACATTGTAATCAAatcatcaacaacaaaaagcaTTATTCCAAAATATATGAtgagttttttaaagattccaTTTGTGTGTGTAAGACGTGTAAAGGTTTTCACGAAAGATTCTTTAgttttaattatcaattaatttcTGTCGTTGCAAGTTCAAAGTTAACTGATTGctcatttaaatgaaaaaaaaaatctaaatatattgagctttttaaacctttttttttttatcgagaTGTGTCTTCAAAATATTTgacagaaaacatttttttttataatagtaCGTGTATcttgttgcattttatttcatatttcactTTACGGATAAGGTTACCGCTATATCATAATACGCATGGCTCAGCAAGGTCACAGACGCTAAATATATTCAAAAGTCTGCAAAATTGTTTGGAATACGTTACGGATTGCTTTGAGGAATCAAGTAGTTCGTGTAGAGCTGGCGATGACAATCTACCGTCAATTACTGCAGCTATTTAGTAAGCAATCAAGAGATGAACACGAGACTATATGCGCCATTTACCAAATGGGGTTTTCTGATCTGACTTgccacatttaaaaaaaacagaccATGCAGATACGAAAATCATAAAACAGATATAAACTCTAATGGAGTCCGATAGGATAGAGATATACTTTATTCTGTCTGgcaaaacagattattttgACCAATAATTAACACAATCAGAAAGGTTAATATAAATACAGCACAAATAAAACGCGGACTTTTCCTGAACTATTGCAACTATTTAGGTAGATTAATTTTAAGATGACTCACGGCCTAGACAAGAAGTGCTTAAACTCATCGCTCCGTGCATTGATATAGATTATCTGCAGACGACTATTGGGTCCAGTGTTATTTGAATTATACACTTTGcaacatgtttaaaatttatattgtttgCAAATATTTATTCTATCGAAAGATGAAGATCAGAGTCCAAATGTCATACAgtgattattaaattaaattaatttagcGCGAATTTAAAGTCCTTCTTGCATAGAAAAACGAATTCAGAGTTGTTATAACTCGAGTTAAAATGTTATATCTATACTTTTAACTTAcggcattttgcaaataaactcatacatgcctgcaccagagtaagtgcttacacctttggtatttcatcACGGGGCATATAATGTCTGTAatctataattgaattttatctGATAAGTAGTTATCGTAAAATTAATTAGAAACCTAccttcattttcgataaacaagcccgaattagcaaaaatgaaagcaatgtggcggacacgctttggcggatccaagtcagtggtagtttgtatatcaaaatatattcttGCATTGAAACGATTTTGAATGAATACGTAAGTGTGAATATATATACGGGGATTTCATTTATAGTATGACATAGaaattaagatttgacaaatgttgaaataaaatgcGCCAATTCGTTTTTGGAATgtgcgattttagttttgatagaaagaactttccagaactgGGTAAATAAGAACGCAGGTTGACTAATTGACGCAATTGCGGAAAAAGTAGGACGAGTTTAACATGCATCGGGCAGACTCCTTGGATAATGAATTTGTCTAAGTATGTGCATGCATTCGCGTTTTAATATCACGTTGCATTTCTATACCACTGAAAGATAGCTACATTtagatttatattatataaaaaattgtgtTAATACATCTAAtctatatgaataaattatGTAAGCATAAAACGGAGACGTTGTATCGAGATGTGGGGGTGAATTTCAGTTTAGATTTTATTCCCATCCGCTTATTTTAATATCCAgccatttgattttaaattccaaaaaaaaaaaaaaataggttgagtaaaaaaaaatagaaaaaatttggacacagtatataaaaaataaataaaaatatatgtttcaacataaaaattcaaataatatgtAAACCGTTATTTCCCACGCTTGCGCGGGATATTATCTAgtgttattaataaaaaaaacaacaaaatgatttGCTATGATTCTGTTCAATCTGGAAAAAAGAAGATTTAAATAATTAAGTCCCGGCAATAACTTGAaaagatatatgtaaatttattcttCATGCGTGTTTTGtctttgaaacatgcacaaTATTGTTAGATATAATATGTTCACTAGAATctttagtttgaatttcctaaaaaaaaaaaaacattgacctcatttggataaaaaatgataaataatagtGTTAAGTAAAAGAGATGTCCTTGTTTTATCAGATTGTCTTTGcttgacaaaattaaagaaatggaTGTGTTATTAAGAATCTTTCCGTCTTACAGCTTCAAGCGCGCCTCGACGTTGGCTCAGATATAATTACTTTTATTgatatgttattgtattttgTCGTAAATTTCTCTCGTTCAGCTAGCAAATAACGAACGCTACAAACAAGATGTAGATTATTTGGAACATATTTTTGAAATCCTTTCTTTCGGCTTGTTGGCCATACTGTTCTTAATAGTGTTGGGAAAAATTGTCGTCGGTGCATTTCATCAACAGCATCAGTGTGAGTACTACGAGCTTTTTATTCATACTTCGGTACAAAgcaagattttgtttttatatttcgaggtttctttacaatttttatacatCTGATAGCTGACCAAGGATAAATAATGTTTACGATGcaaatatcaatacattttatgttaaaaatctAATCGTTAGCATTTAACAATGTAAAATTTCTTAGCTTTGTGTGTTGGGACTT encodes:
- the LOC128171637 gene encoding uncharacterized protein LOC128171637 isoform X2 → MTGKCTRSWRAIFLFVVIISCTLVFYFNPTKYIQLIHYDSLFRITLNKFPGISFEMKNELATKNKNRTAELKMKVVAALTTTPPPGPLREESCDIETALLFLRMNKNSSIDNYTDPLANVIPIGGLDWLFNKTVPCVLDQNIFNSTNHEQFQTFISCSNEAVTVKKIKIDSNSSAQIFKFPDACLGKVISTSCEDGKRVPNVVHYIWFGNIAFDFIYFVSFYSVHKYQKPCLILLYYEFLPSGKWWDLLRHIVHNIVLVQMTPPTLISGKKIKFVQHKADITRLKILKEYGGIYVDTDEYFLRPGDELRNSNCTMGKAHDRSIGSALIYAEKGALFIEKWIDSYNNYDPSKWGDNSVLMAEKLAQKFPDLIHVFEHHCAFYPHGLVLYNQNYKWSHSYGLHIYKTGHIPELQKINFETVRNINNTIGAVFRYILFGSKELCSS
- the LOC128171637 gene encoding uncharacterized protein LOC128171637 isoform X1, which translates into the protein MTGKCTRRNGKERQRSWRAIFLFVVIISCTLVFYFNPTKYIQLIHYDSLFRITLNKFPGISFEMKNELATKNKNRTAELKMKVVAALTTTPPPGPLREESCDIETALLFLRMNKNSSIDNYTDPLANVIPIGGLDWLFNKTVPCVLDQNIFNSTNHEQFQTFISCSNEAVTVKKIKIDSNSSAQIFKFPDACLGKVISTSCEDGKRVPNVVHYIWFGNIAFDFIYFVSFYSVHKYQKPCLILLYYEFLPSGKWWDLLRHIVHNIVLVQMTPPTLISGKKIKFVQHKADITRLKILKEYGGIYVDTDEYFLRPGDELRNSNCTMGKAHDRSIGSALIYAEKGALFIEKWIDSYNNYDPSKWGDNSVLMAEKLAQKFPDLIHVFEHHCAFYPHGLVLYNQNYKWSHSYGLHIYKTGHIPELQKINFETVRNINNTIGAVFRYILFGSKELCSS